One window from the genome of Lynx canadensis isolate LIC74 chromosome E3, mLynCan4.pri.v2, whole genome shotgun sequence encodes:
- the CCDC78 gene encoding coiled-coil domain-containing protein 78 isoform X3, whose amino-acid sequence MEHAAAPGPRPEPPPWATENVLRQAEDWTTSLKTELPSDLQLSEEQRLQISKELVDLQITTHHLQEQHEAELFELKSEVLRLESRVLELELHGDCAAPAEADLGRRQKLAQGLGHKAQEQAQPEDFLTPKTEQQKLGNSLQGEWQRVLEQHRAQKQALETRVADLGRRLQGAREEARMAGQRLATQAMVLSACQGQLRQAEAENAQLQLQLKKLNQEYAIQLQRCAQAVTVSTTWGWPCAGWEASGPAEPKPGPSALGCFRETPWARPAARPNLLHRGNRGRKCGPNQAPPLSALAPPPPPAPPNLLQESAKRTGQVPEAAALRTFLETTLEDIRAAHRSREQQLARAARAYRKRLADLSRRHEELLANHSVQQVPAEPSGAPWTPKATFDAATSDLEPLPLHLVTKLSHLPENQARLETKFWKLQAQKGPSGASQGSTSEPQGQEPASWAQIHQKLRDFSRGTQVQTRDPEAEEANGYRGCLQSGGHPSSQAPALQDPQPLASCQMHSAELFAAGMEPSSQHPLAGRGHATQPST is encoded by the exons ATGGAGCATGcggcagccccaggccccaggccggAGCCCCCACCCTGGGCCACTGAGAAT GTTCTGCGGCAGGCCGAGGACTGGACAACCAGCCTCAAGACAGAGCTTCCCTCAGATCTACAACTGAGTGAGGAGCAGCGGCTGCAG ATCTCCAAGGAGTTGGTTGACCTGCAGATCACAACGCATCACTTGCAGGAGCAACACGAGGCTGAACTCTTCGAGCTGAAGAGTGAG GTCCTGCGGCTGGAGAGCCGGGTGCTGGAGCTGGAGCTGCATGGAGATTGTGCAGCCCCGGCAGAGGCTGACCTGGGGCGCCGACAGAAGCTGGCACAGGGGCTTGGGCACAAGGCCCAGGAGCAG GCACAGCCTGAGGACTTTTTGACCCCTAAGACCGAACAACAGAAGCTGGGGAACAGT CTCCAGGGGGAATGGCAGCGAGTGCTGGAGCAGCACAGGGCCCAGAAGCAGGCACTGGAGACCCGCGT GGCAGATCTGGGTCGGCGGCTGCAGGGAGCCCGAGAGGAGGCCAGGATGGCTGGGCAGCGACTGGCCACACAAGCCATG GTATTGTCTGCCTGCCAGGGCCAGCTCCGCCAGGCTGAGGCGGAGAACGCCCAGCTGCAGCTGCAGCTCAAGAAGCTGAACCAAGAGTATGCCATCCAGCTGCAGCGATGTGCCCAAGCCGTGACCGTGAGCACCACCTGGGGGTGGCCCTGTGCTGGGTGGGAGGCTTCGGGTCCCGCGGAGCCCAAGCCTGGCCCGAGTGCGCTGGGCTGCTTCCGGGAGACCCCGTGGGCCCGGCCTGCCGCACGGCCTAATCTGCTCCACAGAGGGAACCGTGGGAGGAAGTGTGGGCCCAACCAGGCCCCGCCCTTGTCagccctggccccacccccacccccagccccgcccaaTCTCCTCCAGGAGTCTGCAAAGCGCACCGGCCAGGTGCCGGAAGCCGCAGCCCTTAGGACGTTCCTGGAGACCACTCTGGAGGACATCCGGGCAGCACACCGCAGCCGTGAACAGCAGTTGGCCCGGGCTGCTCGCGCCTACCGCAAGCGCCTGGCAGATCTGAGCCGTAGACATGAGGAGCTGCTGGCCAACCACAG TGTGCAGCAGGTGCCGGCAGAGCCCAGTGGGGCACCCTGGACCCCCAAGGCTACCTTTGATGCAGCCACCTCAGACCTGGAGCCACTGCCTCTGCACCTGGTCACCAAACTCAGTCACCTACCAGAGAACCAGGCCAGGCTGGAGACGAAGTTTTGGAAGCTCCAGGCCCAG AAGGGACCCAGTGGAGCCTCCCAGGGGAGCACATCAGAGCCACA ggGCCAGGAACCTGCCTCCTGGGCCCAGATCCACCAGAAGCTCCGGGACTTCTCCCGTGGCACCCAG GTACAAACAAGAGATCCTGAGGCTGAGGAAGCTAATGGGTACAGAGGATGCCTGCAAAGTGGGGGCCACCCCTCCAGTCAAGCCCCAGCACTCCAAGACCCGCAGCCGCTAGCCAGCTGTCAAATGCACTCAGCAGAACTCTTCGCAGCCGGCATGGAACCCTCCTCACAGCACCCCCTTGCGGGCAGGGGTCATGCCACCCAACCCTCCACCTAA
- the CCDC78 gene encoding coiled-coil domain-containing protein 78 isoform X8 produces MEHAAAPGPRPEPPPWATENVLRQAEDWTTSLKTELPSDLQLSEEQRLQISKELVDLQITTHHLQEQHEAELFELKSEVLRLESRVLELELHGDCAAPAEADLGRRQKLAQGLGHKAQEQAQPEDFLTPKTEQQKLGNSLQGEWQRVLEQHRAQKQALETRVADLGRRLQGAREEARMAGQRLATQAMVLSACQGQLRQAEAENAQLQLQLKKLNQEYAIQLQRCAQAVTESAKRTGQVPEAAALRTFLETTLEDIRAAHRSREQQLARAARAYRKRLADLSRRHEELLANHSVQQVPAEPSGAPWTPKATFDAATSDLEPLPLHLVTKLSHLPENQARLETKFWKLQAQPFQSNGLMTLLLFLQKGPSGASQGSTSEPQGQEPASWAQIHQKLRDFSRGTQVQTRDPEAEEANGYRGCLQSGGHPSSQAPALQDPQPLASCQMHSAELFAAGMEPSSQHPLAGRGHATQPST; encoded by the exons ATGGAGCATGcggcagccccaggccccaggccggAGCCCCCACCCTGGGCCACTGAGAAT GTTCTGCGGCAGGCCGAGGACTGGACAACCAGCCTCAAGACAGAGCTTCCCTCAGATCTACAACTGAGTGAGGAGCAGCGGCTGCAG ATCTCCAAGGAGTTGGTTGACCTGCAGATCACAACGCATCACTTGCAGGAGCAACACGAGGCTGAACTCTTCGAGCTGAAGAGTGAG GTCCTGCGGCTGGAGAGCCGGGTGCTGGAGCTGGAGCTGCATGGAGATTGTGCAGCCCCGGCAGAGGCTGACCTGGGGCGCCGACAGAAGCTGGCACAGGGGCTTGGGCACAAGGCCCAGGAGCAG GCACAGCCTGAGGACTTTTTGACCCCTAAGACCGAACAACAGAAGCTGGGGAACAGT CTCCAGGGGGAATGGCAGCGAGTGCTGGAGCAGCACAGGGCCCAGAAGCAGGCACTGGAGACCCGCGT GGCAGATCTGGGTCGGCGGCTGCAGGGAGCCCGAGAGGAGGCCAGGATGGCTGGGCAGCGACTGGCCACACAAGCCATG GTATTGTCTGCCTGCCAGGGCCAGCTCCGCCAGGCTGAGGCGGAGAACGCCCAGCTGCAGCTGCAGCTCAAGAAGCTGAACCAAGAGTATGCCATCCAGCTGCAGCGATGTGCCCAAGCCGTGACC GAGTCTGCAAAGCGCACCGGCCAGGTGCCGGAAGCCGCAGCCCTTAGGACGTTCCTGGAGACCACTCTGGAGGACATCCGGGCAGCACACCGCAGCCGTGAACAGCAGTTGGCCCGGGCTGCTCGCGCCTACCGCAAGCGCCTGGCAGATCTGAGCCGTAGACATGAGGAGCTGCTGGCCAACCACAG TGTGCAGCAGGTGCCGGCAGAGCCCAGTGGGGCACCCTGGACCCCCAAGGCTACCTTTGATGCAGCCACCTCAGACCTGGAGCCACTGCCTCTGCACCTGGTCACCAAACTCAGTCACCTACCAGAGAACCAGGCCAGGCTGGAGACGAAGTTTTGGAAGCTCCAGGCCCAG CCTTTCCAGTCCAATGGGCTCATGACGCTGCTCTTGTTCCTACAGAAGGGACCCAGTGGAGCCTCCCAGGGGAGCACATCAGAGCCACA ggGCCAGGAACCTGCCTCCTGGGCCCAGATCCACCAGAAGCTCCGGGACTTCTCCCGTGGCACCCAG GTACAAACAAGAGATCCTGAGGCTGAGGAAGCTAATGGGTACAGAGGATGCCTGCAAAGTGGGGGCCACCCCTCCAGTCAAGCCCCAGCACTCCAAGACCCGCAGCCGCTAGCCAGCTGTCAAATGCACTCAGCAGAACTCTTCGCAGCCGGCATGGAACCCTCCTCACAGCACCCCCTTGCGGGCAGGGGTCATGCCACCCAACCCTCCACCTAA
- the CCDC78 gene encoding coiled-coil domain-containing protein 78 isoform X1, which translates to MEHAAAPGPRPEPPPWATENVLRQAEDWTTSLKTELPSDLQLSEEQRLQISKELVDLQITTHHLQEQHEAELFELKSEVLRLESRVLELELHGDCAAPAEADLGRRQKLAQGLGHKAQEQAQPEDFLTPKTEQQKLGNSLQGEWQRVLEQHRAQKQALETRVADLGRRLQGAREEARMAGQRLATQAMVLSACQGQLRQAEAENAQLQLQLKKLNQEYAIQLQRCAQAVTVSTTWGWPCAGWEASGPAEPKPGPSALGCFRETPWARPAARPNLLHRGNRGRKCGPNQAPPLSALAPPPPPAPPNLLQESAKRTGQVPEAAALRTFLETTLEDIRAAHRSREQQLARAARAYRKRLADLSRRHEELLANHSVQQVPAEPSGAPWTPKATFDAATSDLEPLPLHLVTKLSHLPENQARLETKFWKLQAQPFQSNGLMTLLLFLQKGPSGASQGSTSEPQGQEPASWAQIHQKLRDFSRGTQVQTRDPEAEEANGYRGCLQSGGHPSSQAPALQDPQPLASCQMHSAELFAAGMEPSSQHPLAGRGHATQPST; encoded by the exons ATGGAGCATGcggcagccccaggccccaggccggAGCCCCCACCCTGGGCCACTGAGAAT GTTCTGCGGCAGGCCGAGGACTGGACAACCAGCCTCAAGACAGAGCTTCCCTCAGATCTACAACTGAGTGAGGAGCAGCGGCTGCAG ATCTCCAAGGAGTTGGTTGACCTGCAGATCACAACGCATCACTTGCAGGAGCAACACGAGGCTGAACTCTTCGAGCTGAAGAGTGAG GTCCTGCGGCTGGAGAGCCGGGTGCTGGAGCTGGAGCTGCATGGAGATTGTGCAGCCCCGGCAGAGGCTGACCTGGGGCGCCGACAGAAGCTGGCACAGGGGCTTGGGCACAAGGCCCAGGAGCAG GCACAGCCTGAGGACTTTTTGACCCCTAAGACCGAACAACAGAAGCTGGGGAACAGT CTCCAGGGGGAATGGCAGCGAGTGCTGGAGCAGCACAGGGCCCAGAAGCAGGCACTGGAGACCCGCGT GGCAGATCTGGGTCGGCGGCTGCAGGGAGCCCGAGAGGAGGCCAGGATGGCTGGGCAGCGACTGGCCACACAAGCCATG GTATTGTCTGCCTGCCAGGGCCAGCTCCGCCAGGCTGAGGCGGAGAACGCCCAGCTGCAGCTGCAGCTCAAGAAGCTGAACCAAGAGTATGCCATCCAGCTGCAGCGATGTGCCCAAGCCGTGACCGTGAGCACCACCTGGGGGTGGCCCTGTGCTGGGTGGGAGGCTTCGGGTCCCGCGGAGCCCAAGCCTGGCCCGAGTGCGCTGGGCTGCTTCCGGGAGACCCCGTGGGCCCGGCCTGCCGCACGGCCTAATCTGCTCCACAGAGGGAACCGTGGGAGGAAGTGTGGGCCCAACCAGGCCCCGCCCTTGTCagccctggccccacccccacccccagccccgcccaaTCTCCTCCAGGAGTCTGCAAAGCGCACCGGCCAGGTGCCGGAAGCCGCAGCCCTTAGGACGTTCCTGGAGACCACTCTGGAGGACATCCGGGCAGCACACCGCAGCCGTGAACAGCAGTTGGCCCGGGCTGCTCGCGCCTACCGCAAGCGCCTGGCAGATCTGAGCCGTAGACATGAGGAGCTGCTGGCCAACCACAG TGTGCAGCAGGTGCCGGCAGAGCCCAGTGGGGCACCCTGGACCCCCAAGGCTACCTTTGATGCAGCCACCTCAGACCTGGAGCCACTGCCTCTGCACCTGGTCACCAAACTCAGTCACCTACCAGAGAACCAGGCCAGGCTGGAGACGAAGTTTTGGAAGCTCCAGGCCCAG CCTTTCCAGTCCAATGGGCTCATGACGCTGCTCTTGTTCCTACAGAAGGGACCCAGTGGAGCCTCCCAGGGGAGCACATCAGAGCCACA ggGCCAGGAACCTGCCTCCTGGGCCCAGATCCACCAGAAGCTCCGGGACTTCTCCCGTGGCACCCAG GTACAAACAAGAGATCCTGAGGCTGAGGAAGCTAATGGGTACAGAGGATGCCTGCAAAGTGGGGGCCACCCCTCCAGTCAAGCCCCAGCACTCCAAGACCCGCAGCCGCTAGCCAGCTGTCAAATGCACTCAGCAGAACTCTTCGCAGCCGGCATGGAACCCTCCTCACAGCACCCCCTTGCGGGCAGGGGTCATGCCACCCAACCCTCCACCTAA
- the CCDC78 gene encoding coiled-coil domain-containing protein 78 isoform X10, with product MEIVQPRQRLTWGADRSWHRGLGTRPRSSSRGNGSECWSSTGPRSRHWRPAYLGRRLQGAREEARMAGQRLATQAMVLSACQGQLRQAEAENAQLQLQLKKLNQEYAIQLQRCAQAVTVSTTWGWPCAGWEASGPAEPKPGPSALGCFRETPWARPAARPNLLHRGNRGRKCGPNQAPPLSALAPPPPPAPPNLLQESAKRTGQVPEAAALRTFLETTLEDIRAAHRSREQQLARAARAYRKRLADLSRRHEELLANHSVQQVPAEPSGAPWTPKATFDAATSDLEPLPLHLVTKLSHLPENQARLETKFWKLQAQPFQSNGLMTLLLFLQKGPSGASQGSTSEPQGQEPASWAQIHQKLRDFSRGTQVQTRDPEAEEANGYRGCLQSGGHPSSQAPALQDPQPLASCQMHSAELFAAGMEPSSQHPLAGRGHATQPST from the exons ATGGAGATTGTGCAGCCCCGGCAGAGGCTGACCTGGGGCGCCGACAGAAGCTGGCACAGGGGCTTGGGCACAAGGCCCAGGAGCAG CTCCAGGGGGAATGGCAGCGAGTGCTGGAGCAGCACAGGGCCCAGAAGCAGGCACTGGAGACCCGCGT ATCTGGGTCGGCGGCTGCAGGGAGCCCGAGAGGAGGCCAGGATGGCTGGGCAGCGACTGGCCACACAAGCCATG GTATTGTCTGCCTGCCAGGGCCAGCTCCGCCAGGCTGAGGCGGAGAACGCCCAGCTGCAGCTGCAGCTCAAGAAGCTGAACCAAGAGTATGCCATCCAGCTGCAGCGATGTGCCCAAGCCGTGACCGTGAGCACCACCTGGGGGTGGCCCTGTGCTGGGTGGGAGGCTTCGGGTCCCGCGGAGCCCAAGCCTGGCCCGAGTGCGCTGGGCTGCTTCCGGGAGACCCCGTGGGCCCGGCCTGCCGCACGGCCTAATCTGCTCCACAGAGGGAACCGTGGGAGGAAGTGTGGGCCCAACCAGGCCCCGCCCTTGTCagccctggccccacccccacccccagccccgcccaaTCTCCTCCAGGAGTCTGCAAAGCGCACCGGCCAGGTGCCGGAAGCCGCAGCCCTTAGGACGTTCCTGGAGACCACTCTGGAGGACATCCGGGCAGCACACCGCAGCCGTGAACAGCAGTTGGCCCGGGCTGCTCGCGCCTACCGCAAGCGCCTGGCAGATCTGAGCCGTAGACATGAGGAGCTGCTGGCCAACCACAG TGTGCAGCAGGTGCCGGCAGAGCCCAGTGGGGCACCCTGGACCCCCAAGGCTACCTTTGATGCAGCCACCTCAGACCTGGAGCCACTGCCTCTGCACCTGGTCACCAAACTCAGTCACCTACCAGAGAACCAGGCCAGGCTGGAGACGAAGTTTTGGAAGCTCCAGGCCCAG CCTTTCCAGTCCAATGGGCTCATGACGCTGCTCTTGTTCCTACAGAAGGGACCCAGTGGAGCCTCCCAGGGGAGCACATCAGAGCCACA ggGCCAGGAACCTGCCTCCTGGGCCCAGATCCACCAGAAGCTCCGGGACTTCTCCCGTGGCACCCAG GTACAAACAAGAGATCCTGAGGCTGAGGAAGCTAATGGGTACAGAGGATGCCTGCAAAGTGGGGGCCACCCCTCCAGTCAAGCCCCAGCACTCCAAGACCCGCAGCCGCTAGCCAGCTGTCAAATGCACTCAGCAGAACTCTTCGCAGCCGGCATGGAACCCTCCTCACAGCACCCCCTTGCGGGCAGGGGTCATGCCACCCAACCCTCCACCTAA
- the CCDC78 gene encoding coiled-coil domain-containing protein 78 isoform X13 has product MAASAGAAQGPEAGTGDPRVLSACQGQLRQAEAENAQLQLQLKKLNQEYAIQLQRCAQAVTVSTTWGWPCAGWEASGPAEPKPGPSALGCFRETPWARPAARPNLLHRGNRGRKCGPNQAPPLSALAPPPPPAPPNLLQESAKRTGQVPEAAALRTFLETTLEDIRAAHRSREQQLARAARAYRKRLADLSRRHEELLANHSVQQVPAEPSGAPWTPKATFDAATSDLEPLPLHLVTKLSHLPENQARLETKFWKLQAQPFQSNGLMTLLLFLQKGPSGASQGSTSEPQGQEPASWAQIHQKLRDFSRGTQVQTRDPEAEEANGYRGCLQSGGHPSSQAPALQDPQPLASCQMHSAELFAAGMEPSSQHPLAGRGHATQPST; this is encoded by the exons ATGGCAGCGAGTGCTGGAGCAGCACAGGGCCCAGAAGCAGGCACTGGAGACCCGCGT GTATTGTCTGCCTGCCAGGGCCAGCTCCGCCAGGCTGAGGCGGAGAACGCCCAGCTGCAGCTGCAGCTCAAGAAGCTGAACCAAGAGTATGCCATCCAGCTGCAGCGATGTGCCCAAGCCGTGACCGTGAGCACCACCTGGGGGTGGCCCTGTGCTGGGTGGGAGGCTTCGGGTCCCGCGGAGCCCAAGCCTGGCCCGAGTGCGCTGGGCTGCTTCCGGGAGACCCCGTGGGCCCGGCCTGCCGCACGGCCTAATCTGCTCCACAGAGGGAACCGTGGGAGGAAGTGTGGGCCCAACCAGGCCCCGCCCTTGTCagccctggccccacccccacccccagccccgcccaaTCTCCTCCAGGAGTCTGCAAAGCGCACCGGCCAGGTGCCGGAAGCCGCAGCCCTTAGGACGTTCCTGGAGACCACTCTGGAGGACATCCGGGCAGCACACCGCAGCCGTGAACAGCAGTTGGCCCGGGCTGCTCGCGCCTACCGCAAGCGCCTGGCAGATCTGAGCCGTAGACATGAGGAGCTGCTGGCCAACCACAG TGTGCAGCAGGTGCCGGCAGAGCCCAGTGGGGCACCCTGGACCCCCAAGGCTACCTTTGATGCAGCCACCTCAGACCTGGAGCCACTGCCTCTGCACCTGGTCACCAAACTCAGTCACCTACCAGAGAACCAGGCCAGGCTGGAGACGAAGTTTTGGAAGCTCCAGGCCCAG CCTTTCCAGTCCAATGGGCTCATGACGCTGCTCTTGTTCCTACAGAAGGGACCCAGTGGAGCCTCCCAGGGGAGCACATCAGAGCCACA ggGCCAGGAACCTGCCTCCTGGGCCCAGATCCACCAGAAGCTCCGGGACTTCTCCCGTGGCACCCAG GTACAAACAAGAGATCCTGAGGCTGAGGAAGCTAATGGGTACAGAGGATGCCTGCAAAGTGGGGGCCACCCCTCCAGTCAAGCCCCAGCACTCCAAGACCCGCAGCCGCTAGCCAGCTGTCAAATGCACTCAGCAGAACTCTTCGCAGCCGGCATGGAACCCTCCTCACAGCACCCCCTTGCGGGCAGGGGTCATGCCACCCAACCCTCCACCTAA
- the CCDC78 gene encoding coiled-coil domain-containing protein 78 isoform X6: MEHAAAPGPRPEPPPWATENVLRQAEDWTTSLKTELPSDLQLSEEQRLQISKELVDLQITTHHLQEQHEAELFELKSEVLRLESRVLELELHGDCAAPAEADLGRRQKLAQGLGHKAQEQAQPEDFLTPKTEQQKLGNSLQGEWQRVLEQHRAQKQALETRVADLGRRLQGAREEARMAGQRLATQAMVLSACQGQLRQAEAENAQLQLQLKKLNQEYAIQLQRCAQAVTVSTTWGWPCAGWEASGPAEPKPGPSALGCFRETPWARPAARPNLLHRGNRGRKCGPNQAPPLSALAPPPPPAPPNLLQESAKRTGQVPEAAALRTFLETTLEDIRAAHRSREQQLARAARAYRKRLADLSRRHEELLANHSVQQVPAEPSGAPWTPKATFDAATSDLEPLPLHLVTKLSHLPENQARLETKFWKLQAQPFQSNGLMTLLLFLQKGPSGASQGSTSEPQYKQEILRLRKLMGTEDACKVGATPPVKPQHSKTRSR; the protein is encoded by the exons ATGGAGCATGcggcagccccaggccccaggccggAGCCCCCACCCTGGGCCACTGAGAAT GTTCTGCGGCAGGCCGAGGACTGGACAACCAGCCTCAAGACAGAGCTTCCCTCAGATCTACAACTGAGTGAGGAGCAGCGGCTGCAG ATCTCCAAGGAGTTGGTTGACCTGCAGATCACAACGCATCACTTGCAGGAGCAACACGAGGCTGAACTCTTCGAGCTGAAGAGTGAG GTCCTGCGGCTGGAGAGCCGGGTGCTGGAGCTGGAGCTGCATGGAGATTGTGCAGCCCCGGCAGAGGCTGACCTGGGGCGCCGACAGAAGCTGGCACAGGGGCTTGGGCACAAGGCCCAGGAGCAG GCACAGCCTGAGGACTTTTTGACCCCTAAGACCGAACAACAGAAGCTGGGGAACAGT CTCCAGGGGGAATGGCAGCGAGTGCTGGAGCAGCACAGGGCCCAGAAGCAGGCACTGGAGACCCGCGT GGCAGATCTGGGTCGGCGGCTGCAGGGAGCCCGAGAGGAGGCCAGGATGGCTGGGCAGCGACTGGCCACACAAGCCATG GTATTGTCTGCCTGCCAGGGCCAGCTCCGCCAGGCTGAGGCGGAGAACGCCCAGCTGCAGCTGCAGCTCAAGAAGCTGAACCAAGAGTATGCCATCCAGCTGCAGCGATGTGCCCAAGCCGTGACCGTGAGCACCACCTGGGGGTGGCCCTGTGCTGGGTGGGAGGCTTCGGGTCCCGCGGAGCCCAAGCCTGGCCCGAGTGCGCTGGGCTGCTTCCGGGAGACCCCGTGGGCCCGGCCTGCCGCACGGCCTAATCTGCTCCACAGAGGGAACCGTGGGAGGAAGTGTGGGCCCAACCAGGCCCCGCCCTTGTCagccctggccccacccccacccccagccccgcccaaTCTCCTCCAGGAGTCTGCAAAGCGCACCGGCCAGGTGCCGGAAGCCGCAGCCCTTAGGACGTTCCTGGAGACCACTCTGGAGGACATCCGGGCAGCACACCGCAGCCGTGAACAGCAGTTGGCCCGGGCTGCTCGCGCCTACCGCAAGCGCCTGGCAGATCTGAGCCGTAGACATGAGGAGCTGCTGGCCAACCACAG TGTGCAGCAGGTGCCGGCAGAGCCCAGTGGGGCACCCTGGACCCCCAAGGCTACCTTTGATGCAGCCACCTCAGACCTGGAGCCACTGCCTCTGCACCTGGTCACCAAACTCAGTCACCTACCAGAGAACCAGGCCAGGCTGGAGACGAAGTTTTGGAAGCTCCAGGCCCAG CCTTTCCAGTCCAATGGGCTCATGACGCTGCTCTTGTTCCTACAGAAGGGACCCAGTGGAGCCTCCCAGGGGAGCACATCAGAGCCACA GTACAAACAAGAGATCCTGAGGCTGAGGAAGCTAATGGGTACAGAGGATGCCTGCAAAGTGGGGGCCACCCCTCCAGTCAAGCCCCAGCACTCCAAGACCCGCAGCCGCTAG
- the CCDC78 gene encoding coiled-coil domain-containing protein 78 isoform X4, whose amino-acid sequence MEHAAAPGPRPEPPPWATENVLRQAEDWTTSLKTELPSDLQLSEEQRLQISKELVDLQITTHHLQEQHEAELFELKSEVLRLESRVLELELHGDCAAPAEADLGRRQKLAQGLGHKAQEQLQGEWQRVLEQHRAQKQALETRVADLGRRLQGAREEARMAGQRLATQAMVLSACQGQLRQAEAENAQLQLQLKKLNQEYAIQLQRCAQAVTVSTTWGWPCAGWEASGPAEPKPGPSALGCFRETPWARPAARPNLLHRGNRGRKCGPNQAPPLSALAPPPPPAPPNLLQESAKRTGQVPEAAALRTFLETTLEDIRAAHRSREQQLARAARAYRKRLADLSRRHEELLANHSVQQVPAEPSGAPWTPKATFDAATSDLEPLPLHLVTKLSHLPENQARLETKFWKLQAQPFQSNGLMTLLLFLQKGPSGASQGSTSEPQGQEPASWAQIHQKLRDFSRGTQVQTRDPEAEEANGYRGCLQSGGHPSSQAPALQDPQPLASCQMHSAELFAAGMEPSSQHPLAGRGHATQPST is encoded by the exons ATGGAGCATGcggcagccccaggccccaggccggAGCCCCCACCCTGGGCCACTGAGAAT GTTCTGCGGCAGGCCGAGGACTGGACAACCAGCCTCAAGACAGAGCTTCCCTCAGATCTACAACTGAGTGAGGAGCAGCGGCTGCAG ATCTCCAAGGAGTTGGTTGACCTGCAGATCACAACGCATCACTTGCAGGAGCAACACGAGGCTGAACTCTTCGAGCTGAAGAGTGAG GTCCTGCGGCTGGAGAGCCGGGTGCTGGAGCTGGAGCTGCATGGAGATTGTGCAGCCCCGGCAGAGGCTGACCTGGGGCGCCGACAGAAGCTGGCACAGGGGCTTGGGCACAAGGCCCAGGAGCAG CTCCAGGGGGAATGGCAGCGAGTGCTGGAGCAGCACAGGGCCCAGAAGCAGGCACTGGAGACCCGCGT GGCAGATCTGGGTCGGCGGCTGCAGGGAGCCCGAGAGGAGGCCAGGATGGCTGGGCAGCGACTGGCCACACAAGCCATG GTATTGTCTGCCTGCCAGGGCCAGCTCCGCCAGGCTGAGGCGGAGAACGCCCAGCTGCAGCTGCAGCTCAAGAAGCTGAACCAAGAGTATGCCATCCAGCTGCAGCGATGTGCCCAAGCCGTGACCGTGAGCACCACCTGGGGGTGGCCCTGTGCTGGGTGGGAGGCTTCGGGTCCCGCGGAGCCCAAGCCTGGCCCGAGTGCGCTGGGCTGCTTCCGGGAGACCCCGTGGGCCCGGCCTGCCGCACGGCCTAATCTGCTCCACAGAGGGAACCGTGGGAGGAAGTGTGGGCCCAACCAGGCCCCGCCCTTGTCagccctggccccacccccacccccagccccgcccaaTCTCCTCCAGGAGTCTGCAAAGCGCACCGGCCAGGTGCCGGAAGCCGCAGCCCTTAGGACGTTCCTGGAGACCACTCTGGAGGACATCCGGGCAGCACACCGCAGCCGTGAACAGCAGTTGGCCCGGGCTGCTCGCGCCTACCGCAAGCGCCTGGCAGATCTGAGCCGTAGACATGAGGAGCTGCTGGCCAACCACAG TGTGCAGCAGGTGCCGGCAGAGCCCAGTGGGGCACCCTGGACCCCCAAGGCTACCTTTGATGCAGCCACCTCAGACCTGGAGCCACTGCCTCTGCACCTGGTCACCAAACTCAGTCACCTACCAGAGAACCAGGCCAGGCTGGAGACGAAGTTTTGGAAGCTCCAGGCCCAG CCTTTCCAGTCCAATGGGCTCATGACGCTGCTCTTGTTCCTACAGAAGGGACCCAGTGGAGCCTCCCAGGGGAGCACATCAGAGCCACA ggGCCAGGAACCTGCCTCCTGGGCCCAGATCCACCAGAAGCTCCGGGACTTCTCCCGTGGCACCCAG GTACAAACAAGAGATCCTGAGGCTGAGGAAGCTAATGGGTACAGAGGATGCCTGCAAAGTGGGGGCCACCCCTCCAGTCAAGCCCCAGCACTCCAAGACCCGCAGCCGCTAGCCAGCTGTCAAATGCACTCAGCAGAACTCTTCGCAGCCGGCATGGAACCCTCCTCACAGCACCCCCTTGCGGGCAGGGGTCATGCCACCCAACCCTCCACCTAA